A single region of the Amphiura filiformis chromosome 7, Afil_fr2py, whole genome shotgun sequence genome encodes:
- the LOC140157689 gene encoding bone morphogenetic protein 1-like gives MTLVNNDSVAITSANYPYPYPQNLNCTWDIKSENNTDLIISFQEFNLISQTDSVQLGSKGLFEWTDMLHIRWDQRIYALYLTSDTVQIQINTHYNDEIGTDQNSNSTNIADDISFVDTTQGPIIRGKTGVEMSVMTGQDHIINIDETFDCGNGVVIYSSAICNSIDDCFNFLDEQGCEYPECSSPNPTTPNDRRCRMEKGTVSSPGYPKPYLKDAVWTWQIITDPNTYISFQILDFDVPSETAGSECYYAYLGFYDTIVAGIAGDIGDRKQYFCHRRLPTLDPILSPFNELFVVFRSGSVTPGRGFKAEYKSIQFRTSIHFNISTHDGE, from the exons ATGACACTCGTCAATAATGACAGCGTAGCCATAACATCTGCAAATTATCCGTATCCGTATCCGCAAAACTTGAACTGCACTTGGGACATCAAATCAGAAAACAACACCGACTTGATCATTTCGTTTCAAGAATTTAACTTGATTAGCCAGACCGATAGTGTGCAGCTTGGTTCCAAAGGACTATTTGAATGGACAGATATGTTACACATTAGGTGGGATCAACGGATATATGCACTGTACCTCACTTCAGATACGGTACAGATTCAGATAAACACACATTATAATGATGAGATTGGAACAGACCAGaattcaaattcaacaaacatAGCTGACGATATTTCGTTTGTGGATACCACCCAAGGGCCCATAATACGAGGAAAGACGGGCGTGGAGATGAGTGTAATGACTGGGCAAG ATCATATTATTAACATCGACGAAACATTCGATTGCGGAAACGGTGTGGTGATCTATTCATCTGCTATTTGTAATAGTATAGATGATTGCTTTAATTTCTTAGATGAGCAGGGATGTG AATATCCTGAATGTAGCAGTCCCAATCCGACGACTCCAAATGACCGAAGATGTCGCATGGAAAAGGGGACAGTCTCTTCACCCGGATATCCAAAACCATATCTAAAGGATGCGGTTTGGACCTGGCAGATCATCACTGACCCAAACACGTATATATCTTTTCAAATATTGGATTTTGATGTTCCATCAGAGACAGCTGGATCTGAATGCTACTACGCATATCTAGGGTTTTACGACACAATTGTCGCAGGAATAGCCGGGGACATTGGAGATAGAAAGCAGTATTTTTGCCATCGACGATTACCTACTTTAGACCCGATTTTGAGTCCCTTTAATGAGCTGTTTGTTGTGTTTCGAAGCGGTAGCGTTACACCTGGAAGAGGATTTAAGGCTGAATAT